A single window of Nicotiana sylvestris chromosome 5, ASM39365v2, whole genome shotgun sequence DNA harbors:
- the LOC104219270 gene encoding uncharacterized protein gives MEIFAKAYDVKVWRVIKKGNYPLSAATPPLDDPEDIDSYIKEKMEVVQVNNKARNLLHNTISGEEYEKISSCDTTKEIWDKLEVTYEGISKVKETHINMLVHDYELFSMKEGESIEEMFARFSKIISDLKAFGKPYTSDELRK, from the coding sequence ATGGAGATCTTTGCCAAGGCTTATGACGTTAAAGTTTGGAGAGTCATCAAAAAGGGAAACTATCCCTTGTCAGCTGCTACCCCACCACTTGATGATCCTGAAGATATAGATTCATATATAAAAGAGAAAATGGAAGTGGTACAAGTTAACAATAAAGCGAGAAATCTGCTTCACAATACTATAAGTGGTGAAGAATATGAGAAAATCTCTAGCTGTGACACAACCAAAGAAATATGGGACAAGCTTGAGGTTACATACGAAGGAATTAGCAAAGTAAAGGAAACACACATCAACATGTTGGTTCATGATTACGAACTCTTCTCAATGAAAGAAGGAGAATCTATTGAAGAGATGTTTGCTAGGTTCAGCAAAATAATAAGCGATCTAAAGGCATTTGGCAAACCATATACTAGTGATGAACTACGAAAGTAG